In Tenacibaculum pacificus, a single window of DNA contains:
- a CDS encoding AraC family transcriptional regulator, with translation MKVLPFKIPKTKNLGLIYQEDNGAFFYDKFHQHEEIQLCYIVKGEGTLIVGDTVNEYKSNDILVIAGNQPHVFKSDTSRIKNSSMISLFFTQKSFGETFFELDDFKDIATFFNIAKNSFRVKSNNKKLRRYFLKLQKSRDLLKFIVFIRIVDVILKSETESLSSFVYEKKYTDNEGKRMRDIMDYTLSNYNKKIELEDIAAVANMTSNAFCRYFKQRTNKTFFTFLNELRIETACKLLQNKDYSIIEVSEKSGFKNISNFNRKFKELKNKTPSNYRLNY, from the coding sequence ATGAAAGTTTTACCATTTAAAATTCCAAAAACTAAAAATTTAGGATTAATATATCAAGAAGATAATGGCGCATTTTTCTATGATAAATTTCATCAGCATGAAGAAATTCAACTATGTTATATTGTTAAAGGAGAAGGTACTTTAATTGTAGGAGATACGGTTAACGAATATAAATCTAATGATATTTTAGTTATTGCAGGTAATCAACCTCACGTTTTTAAAAGTGATACTTCTAGGATAAAAAACTCTTCAATGATTTCGCTTTTCTTTACTCAAAAATCATTTGGAGAAACGTTTTTTGAATTAGATGATTTTAAAGATATCGCAACTTTTTTTAATATTGCTAAAAATAGTTTTAGAGTCAAATCGAACAATAAAAAATTAAGAAGATATTTTTTAAAATTACAAAAAAGTAGGGATTTATTAAAGTTTATTGTTTTTATAAGGATAGTCGATGTTATTTTAAAATCAGAAACAGAATCTCTTTCGTCATTTGTTTATGAAAAAAAATATACAGATAATGAAGGAAAACGAATGAGAGATATTATGGATTATACATTGAGTAACTATAATAAAAAAATAGAATTAGAAGATATTGCTGCTGTTGCAAATATGACTTCTAATGCTTTTTGTAGATATTTTAAGCAGAGAACAAATAAAACATTTTTTACTTTTTTAAATGAGTTAAGAATTGAAACTGCTTGTAAATTATTACAAAATAAAGATTATTCTATTATTGAAGTGTCAGAGAAATCTGGATTCAAGAATATTTCAAATTTCAACAGAAAATTTAAAGAATTAAAAAATAAAACGCCATCAAATTATCGATTAAATTATTAA